A stretch of DNA from Candida dubliniensis CD36 chromosome 6, complete sequence:
CATGTTCGTCATCACAgaaagttgttgatattgccACACTTGTTTCACCactttcaaaaacaatCGAAGACGTGAATCTATCATCATTAGTAAACGTTATCTCATCACTGGAAAGTATATTCACTGATGATGACTGGGAACTAGGTAAGTTGGTAACCGTAGTGTTTACATAATGTGGACGAGAAAACGAGGAGACAATACTTATCGAGGCTGAAAATGAGGGAACAGATAATATTGAGAATGTGGACTCACTAGATTCATCACTTGGACTAGAACGGATTCGGATAATGACACTATTAGTGCCACCTGGTGGGGCAGTAATGGTTGTGGTAGTGTCGTAGGACTGTGACCAAAACTCAGTGGTAGTAATAGTTGGATTAGGTGGTTCCTTGATAATCACAGTTTCAGTTCCTCCCGGTGGAGCAGTAACAGTGCTAGTACTTGCGTATGACTGTGACCAGTATTCAGTAGTGGTAACCGTGTAATTTGGAGGTTCCTTGATGATTACGGTGTCAGTTCCACCTGGTGGACCAGTAACGGTTGTAGTACTTGCATAAGATTGTGACCAATACTCAGTGGTTGTGACTGTAAAATTTGGAGGCTCTCTGATTCTTACTGAGTTGGTACCTCCTGGTGGGGCggtaatggtggtggtggtagcaTAGGATTCTGACCAATATTCAGTGGTAGTAACAGTTGGGTTTGGTGGTTCTCTAATGATAACAGTATCTGTACCACCTGGTGGACCAGTAACAGTGGTCGTAGTTGCATAAGACTGTGACCAGTATTTAGTTGTGGTAACCGTGTAGTTAGGTGGTTCCCTAATGATAACAGTATCAGTGCCACCTGGTGGACCAGTAACAGTGGTCGTAGTTGCATAAGACTGTGACCAGTATTCAGTTGTAGTTACTGTGTAATTAGGTGGTTCCCTAATGATAACAGTATCAGTGCCACCTGGAGGGGCAGTAACAGTGGTCGTAGTAGCAAACGATTGTGACCAATATTCAGTTGTAGTTACTGTGTAATTAGGTGGCTCCCTAATGATAACAGTGTCGGTGCCACCTGGAGGAGCGGTAACAGTGGTCGTAGTTGCATAAGACTGTGACCAGTATTCAGTTGTGGTAACCGTGTAGTTAGGTGGTTCCCTAATGATAACAGTGTCGGTGCCACCTGGAGGAGCGGTAACAGTGGTCGTAGTTGCATAAGACTGTGACCAGTATTCAGTTGTGGTAACCGTGTAGTTAGGTGGTTCCCTAATGATAACAGTATCAGTGCCACCTGGAGGAGCGGTAACAGTGGTCGTAGTTGCATAAGACTGTGACCAGTATTCAGTTGTAGTTACTGTGTAATTAGGTGGTTCCCTAATGATAACAGTATCAGTACCACCTGGAGGGGCAGTAACAGTGGTCGTAGTAGCATAAGACTGTGACCAGTATTCAGTTGTAGTTACTGTGTAATTTGGAGGTTCCCTAATAATCACAGTGTCGGTACCACCTGGAGGGGCAGTAACAGTGGTCGTAGTTGCATAAGACTGTGACCAGTATTCAGTTGTAGTTACTGTGTAATTAGGTGGTTCTCTAATAATCACAGTGTCAGTGCCACCTGGTGGGGCAGTAACAGTCGTTGTTGAAGCATATGACTGTGACCAGTATTCAGTAGTAGTAACTGTGTAATTAGGTGGCTCTCTGATAATCACAGTATCTGTACCACCTGGAGGAGCAGTAAcagtggtggtagtagcaAACGATTGTGACCAGTATTCAGTGGTTGTAACCGTGTAATTAGGTGGTTCCCTAATGATAACAGTATCTGTACCACCTGGTGGACcagtaatagtagtagtcgAAGCAAACGATTGTGACCAGTATTCAGTGGTTGTAACCGTGTAATTAGGTGGTTCCCTAATGATAACAGTATCAGTGCCACCTGGAGGGGCAGTAACAGTGGTCGTAGTTGCATAAGACTGTGACCAGTATTCAGTTGTAGTTACTGTGTAATTAGGTGGTTCCCTAATGATAACAGTATCTGTACCACCTGGTGGACcagtaatagtagtagtcgAAGCAAACGATTGTGACCAGTATTCAGTGGTTGTAACCGTGTAATTAGGTGGCTCTCTAATAATCACAGTGTCGGTACCACCCGGTGGTGCTGTAGCAGTCGTGGTTGTAGCATAGGATTGAGACCAGTACTCGGTTGTTGTCACAGTTGGGTTTGGAGGTTCTCCAATAAGGACAATATCGGTTCCACCTGGAGGGGCAGTAACAGTGGTGGTTGAAGCATATGACTGTGACCAGTACTCGGTTGTCGTAGCAGTTGGGTTTGGTGGTTCTCTAATTATCACAGTGTCTGTACCACCTGGAGGAGCGGTAACAGTGGTCGTAGTAGCAAACGATTGTGACCAGTATTCAGTGGTTGTAACCGTGTAATTAGGTGGTTCCCTAATGATAACAGTATCAGTGCCACCTGGAGGGGCGGTAACAGTGGTCGTAGTTGCATAAGACTGTGACCAGTATTCAGTTGTAGTTACTGTGTAATTAGGTGGTTCTCTAATAATCACAGTGTCGGTACCACCCGGTGGTGCTGTAGCAGTCGTGGTTGTAGCATAGGATTGAGACCAGTACTCGGTTGTTGTCACAGTTGGGTTTGGAGGTTCTCTAATTATCACAGTGTCTGTACCACCTGGAGGGGCAGTAAcagtggtggtagtagcaAACGATTGTGACCAGTATTCAGTGGTTGTAACCGTGTAATTAGGTGGTTCCCTAATGATAACAGTATCAGTGCCACCTGGAGGGGCGGTAAcagtggtggtagtagcaAACGATTGCGACCAGTATTCAGTTGTAGTTACTGTGTAATTAGGTGGCTCCCTAATGATCACAGTGTCAGTACCACCTGGAGGGGCGGTAACAGTGGTCGTAGTTGCATAAGACTGTGACCAGTATTCAGTTGTAGTTACTGTGTAATTAGGTGGTTCTCTAATAATCACAGTGTCAGTGCCACCTGGTGGGGCAGTAACAGTCGTTGTTGAAGCATATGACTGTGACCAGTATTCAGTAGTAGTAACTGTGTAATTAGGTGGCTCTCTGATAATCACAGTATCTGTACCACCTGGAGGAGCAGTAAcagtggtggtagtagcaAACGATTGTGACCAGTATTCAGTGGTTGTAACCGTGTAATTAGGTGGTTCCCTAATGATAACAGTATCTGTACCACCTGGTGGACcagtaatagtagtagtcgAAGCAAACGATTGTGACCAGTATTCAGTGGTTGTAACCGTGTAATTAGGTGGTTCCCTAATGATAACAGTATCTGTACCACCTGGTGGACcagtaatagtagtagtcgAAGCAAACGATTGTGACCAGTATTCAGTGGTTGTAACCGTGTAATTAGGTGGTTCCCTAATGATAACAGTATCAGTGCCACCTGGAGGGGCAGTAACAGTGGTGGTTGAAGCATATGACTGTGACCAGTACTCGGTTGTCGTAGCAGTTGGGTTTGGTGGTTCTCTAATTATCACAGTGTCAGTGCCACCTGGAGGGGCAGTAACAGTGGTGGTCGTGACAAAGGATTGAGACCAGTACTCGGTTGTTGTCACAGTTGGGTTTGGTGGTTCTCTAATTATCACAGTGTCTGTACCACCTGGAGGGGCAGTAACAGTGGTGGTCGTGACAAAGGATTGAGACCAGTACTCGGTTGTGGTGACAGTTGGGTTTGGTGGTTCCCTAATGATAATCGTATCAGTAGCACCTGGAGGGCCGGTGACTGTGGTAGTTGTTCCATAGGATTGCGACCAATATTCAGTAGTGGAGACTGTTGGGTTTGGCAGTGGAACTTGTACAACAACTGTATCGATTGAACCTGTTGGATTAGTTTGtgttgtagtagtagtgatTGTTCCTGTCCATTCACTAGTAACAGTTGTGGTAGTGTGATACGgaacatcaacaataacagtAGCAGTTTGTCCAATTGGTACAGTTTGGGTTCTGTAGGAAGTAGTCACACCAACATATGATGTTGTGATGGTGGTTGTTGGAATGGGTTGTAAAACAGCAATTGTTTTGGTTCTGTCAACATCGGAATTGAATGGTAAAGTAGTTACAGCAGTAGTACTATCTGTAACTGTGCTTGTTGTTACGACAATGGTAATACCTCTAGAACCAGCCTCGGCATTATCATAGCCAAGCCAATTATAACTAAAAGAAGCATCAACAGGGCGAGCACCAACGCAAGTATACTGATTTGTGTATTGCATAGTATATGAGGTGAGCGCAGAAATATAAGCATCAACAAATGGACGATATCCAGCAGGAACATTCTGATAGGTAACCAGAACACCCTTTGATGAACAACTTGTTGTATAAGAAAACGACTTCAGCTCTATTGGATAATTCCAATCATTCAAACCATTTGATATCCCCACATGAACAGTAGAACAATCAATAATGGCATCAGTACCAGCAGTTGAAAACCCCATTGTACCCGAAGAATAACCACTTGCACATCTTGGAGGGATAAAAATAGTTACTGATTTTGCAAGACTGGGTAAAATTCTTGAAAGTAAGATACGATCATTTGCATTCACATCTGATCTTTGGAAATTAGCAGTTGTAGAAAATGTAGTGTCACCATCGTTAAATGTAACAGTGTTTGTTCCTTCTTTAAAACATTGGGAACTTGTAATATCAACATCTGAACCTGATCCACCAATATTGAAGGACAATGGTAAAGTTACTGTTCCTAGGGCCTTAGTTTGAGAATTCAATGCATTACTAACAGTACATTTCAAACTTGAAAAAGTAGTAAACTCTTCTCCAGAATATAAATCACATGTAGCATAAGTACGACCATCAGCAACTAAATCAACTGAAGTTTGATCagtaataaatttgaaaacacAAGGCATGTTCAATGTGAATGTGTCACCAGGACTAGCAACAGCTCCATCCAAAGTCCAACCGATAACAGCATTCCAAGTAGGAGTTGATGGACCTCTATACGGATAAGAAGCAGCATTGGTCCAAGTCAACGAATCAAAACTATGGAAAATGCCTGTAACTACCTTTGCAGTAGCAACTGATAAACAGATGCATAGCAACAAAAATTGTAAAAACATTTGAAATGGTTAATGATAAATAGTTGTCTagtattttctttgaaaagtggaaattattgaaaaacaagTTTGCCCAAAGTATCCCGTTATATATAGAATTTCCAGAAGGTTGATGAAAACATCAtttctcctcctcctccccCCTTCTCTCCTTGATTATTCTTTagtaattcaatttcagtatattttcaataaagaaaatttccAACAAGCAAAATCTGCAATACATGgtgtttttaaaaatagCTCTGCATTACTTTTCACATTGTGTTTTCATGCGTTAACTGTTTTGTACAAAACAATGTCCTTAAACCATGTTGTCCAACCCCAAGAATTCTCATGCAACTTGTTTTCAGCAAGCTAGATGCAGCagtaataacaacaatagcaGCAACGCCAACACCAGCTGTTCTTGTTTATTCTTGCTGTTTGGTAATTTCTTTCGAAAATGGGTCATTTGGATAActaattgaataaaacaACCGCTCAATGGAAAACACCATTGAAACCAACTTCAAAATTTAAGCACAAACACCTTCATCGAATGTATCATTACCAATTCGTAATTGTGAAATGAGTTAGTCAGACATGTATAttgtaaaatattattaattgatggaGGTGGTGGTTAAGTGGTTATGTTGAACCGTGTAATGAATAGGACAGAGTGCAAGAATGTAAGGAAAATGAGAAAAGAAATCCGAAAGGCGTGttaattattcaaatttgtAAATGTACACTCTTACGATTGCAGATTTCATCTATTCATTGATTCACGTTAATAACAAGAATTGACTAACTTTTATTCTTGcatatttatcatcatctgcattattgttattatcaaGGCTGTTTTTTTGGTGCAGTGATGCTGACAGCAaaagaattgttgttgatatgaATTGCTTgagaatattattatacatTCCAAGTTGTAATATAATACTTTCTAGTGACATATTATTACTTCTTACACATTCCAACGAGGTATATGGAGTTTCCAAATAAAGAGAAgcaaagtaaaaaaaagtcaGTTCCAACATAGAATACAAGCCaaacaattaaacaataatcCTCTGCAAAGTCCTTGTGGGCTCAAAATCATAACACAAACAGTCGTAAGAACTTtgtgtatatatattggtGGATTTATTCTTAAACAAAATTGGCAAAGTCTACCTTGTTTTATGGTGTTTctccattttcattttgttgaGCCACATCAttcaaacaacaagaaattgaaaatgaataGATAACACCAGGAGGtcatttttgaattaaaaacaaaccaaaGCAAAGCAAAGCTAAGCCACACGTCTAGTAGTTTAGGATATTATCTCAAATGTGGAAGATATATGTGTGTTTAAATGGggttttaaaaatattattattataaagaGGCTTGATGAGATCTACTAAAACGGAACCTCAAAAACTTCCTTGgaaaatattcaataaaaGAATGATTATATGACATAACCACCTTTTATATCATTCAAGATATGATTAGAagatttatttctttttgtttttattgtctattattgtttctttttctactAAACCTTCACTGACTCAATTCTAAAAGATTGCTTTATGCATGTAAGAATtctattgttttctttatttgGATATTGCTAGTGTCTTTCTTGtcattcttcttctcttgTAATGGCGTTCTATAGTCCGATTTGAAATGGTTAGACAACATTAGTAGCTCGTATTTGCACTAATTAAGTATTTATAAAACCTATAGAGGCGGTAGGCGGAAAGGATGTCAAGGGTGGTATTTAAACCCGGATCCGAGCGCCATGGTAATACTCTACCAGTCCGGTAACGGATGTATGAGTCCGTTTGCACTGAATAAGATTGATTTAGTACAAGatccttttttttgagCTAAGACTTATGCATAATTTATGTACATTGaatgacaaaaaaagaataaattttaACAAAAGCAATCTTAAATTgaagttgatgatttagaagTCTCTTTTTCTCGGATCACTTTTTGTAATCATGCGATGGGATTAACTACTAAAGTTCAATTTGTGATTGGATATTATCGTATCAATTATAGAATGATTATGTACTTGGAGAAGATTCTTATCCCCACTTATGAGGTATACAAAAACTGTCAAggtttaaatcaattacaaTATTAGTGTCAATCATATTCCTTTAATCATTTTCAGCAGTTTCTTTTCAACCATCTCtgattaaattattacaattattgttgataacCTTTTCTAAGAGATGGGCAATaactttaattaaatttatagTATGATATTAGATTAGTGAAAGTAAAGTATAAATTGTAAATAAACTACATTGAAgcttattgttgttgttgttgttgttgttgttgttgttgttgtattacTAGCAATAACTATCTCTCATCAATCGTATATACTCTAACTCCGTAAACGTGGTTTTGtgtaataattgtaaaAGGGTCGTGTAATTAGGTTACATGTCTTTTTTGCAGATGCAACAATAATTCAAGAACACCAATAATCATCATAACCCCCCACTTTccaccccccccccccccttttCTTCTTATCATTCCCAAAGTCTTCTGTAAGATgttttaaacaaattgtgttttctttaatttcttgaaagTTACTAACTAACTAGTAAACTTTATTTAAGGgaggagggggggggggcgGTATTTCAATCATCGAATGttagaaatttttttttttttgaatcaaaattaatgct
This window harbors:
- the ALSD3 gene encoding agglutinin-like protein, putative (PCR fragment cloned and sequenced by Hoyer, termed ALSD3: Hoyer et al. (2001) Genetics 157(4):1555-1567;~syntenic with and homologous to C. albicans ALS4), with translation MFLQFLLLCICLSVATAKVVTGIFHSFDSLTWTNAASYPYRGPSTPTWNAVIGWTLDGAVASPGDTFTLNMPCVFKFITDQTSVDLVADGRTYATCDLYSGEEFTTFSSLKCTVSNALNSQTKALGTVTLPLSFNIGGSGSDVDITSSQCFKEGTNTVTFNDGDTTFSTTANFQRSDVNANDRILLSRILPSLAKSVTIFIPPRCASGYSSGTMGFSTAGTDAIIDCSTVHVGISNGLNDWNYPIESKSFSYTTSCSSKGVSVTYQNVPAGYRPFVDAYISALTSYTMQYTNQYTCVGARPVDASFSYNWLGYDNAEAGSRGITIVVTTSTVTDSTTAVTTLPFNSDVDRTKTIAVLQPIPTTTITTSYVGVTTSYRTQTVPIGQTATVIVDVPYHTTTTVTSEWTGTITTTTTQTNPTGSIDTVVVQVPSPNPTVSTTEYWSQSYGTTTTVTGPPGATDTIIIREPPNPTVTTTEYWSQSFVTTTTVTAPPGGTDTVIIREPPNPTVTTTEYWSQSFVTTTTVTAPPGGTDTVIIREPPNPTATTTEYWSQSYASTTTVTAPPGGTDTVIIREPPNYTVTTTEYWSQSFASTTTITGPPGGTDTVIIREPPNYTVTTTEYWSQSFASTTTITGPPGGTDTVIIREPPNYTVTTTEYWSQSFATTTTVTAPPGGTDTVIIREPPNYTVTTTEYWSQSYASTTTVTAPPGGTDTVIIREPPNYTVTTTEYWSQSYATTTTVTAPPGGTDTVIIREPPNYTVTTTEYWSQSFATTTTVTAPPGGTDTVIIREPPNYTVTTTEYWSQSFATTTTVTAPPGGTDTVIIREPPNPTVTTTEYWSQSYATTTTATAPPGGTDTVIIREPPNYTVTTTEYWSQSYATTTTVTAPPGGTDTVIIREPPNYTVTTTEYWSQSFATTTTVTAPPGGTDTVIIREPPNPTATTTEYWSQSYASTTTVTAPPGGTDIVLIGEPPNPTVTTTEYWSQSYATTTTATAPPGGTDTVIIREPPNYTVTTTEYWSQSFASTTTITGPPGGTDTVIIREPPNYTVTTTEYWSQSYATTTTVTAPPGGTDTVIIREPPNYTVTTTEYWSQSFASTTTITGPPGGTDTVIIREPPNYTVTTTEYWSQSFATTTTVTAPPGGTDTVIIREPPNYTVTTTEYWSQSYASTTTVTAPPGGTDTVIIREPPNYTVTTTEYWSQSYATTTTVTAPPGGTDTVIIREPPNYTVTTTEYWSQSYATTTTVTAPPGGTDTVIIREPPNYTVTTTEYWSQSYATTTTVTAPPGGTDTVIIREPPNYTVTTTEYWSQSYATTTTVTAPPGGTDTVIIREPPNYTVTTTEYWSQSYATTTTVTAPPGGTDTVIIREPPNYTVTTTEYWSQSFATTTTVTAPPGGTDTVIIREPPNYTVTTTEYWSQSYATTTTVTGPPGGTDTVIIREPPNYTVTTTKYWSQSYATTTTVTGPPGGTDTVIIREPPNPTVTTTEYWSESYATTTTITAPPGGTNSVRIREPPNFTVTTTEYWSQSYASTTTVTGPPGGTDTVIIKEPPNYTVTTTEYWSQSYASTSTVTAPPGGTETVIIKEPPNPTITTTEFWSQSYDTTTTITAPPGGTNSVIIRIRSSPSDESSESTFSILSVPSFSASISIVSSFSRPHYVNTTVTNLPSSQSSSVNILSSDEITFTNDDRFTSSIVFESGETSVAISTTFCDDEHGCQSSATQGSVVRTTATTTATTTTVIGGNNGTDKPKSGELASTGSVTSKIVTPGGPSPTAPSNPGSPNNGVPSPKSPSAETPATKNVPGSPDIPDTKSTDIARTTTIVSHTVTESGAIGVSINPNPALTTGTPLVGKPGSVVNPSRETGINTGSRSSTKIVTPHATGTATAAIPDTGNGATTKGHDTTGGNSHGSAATTNTQGGNNEPGNQSPPNTGGAPVGTSSQGVDTTASQATTLSQQTTSSLITTPLASTFDGSGSITQHSTWLYVLLTAISLFY